The Takifugu rubripes chromosome 16, fTakRub1.2, whole genome shotgun sequence genome contains the following window.
TTTTGGTGAAGCCATTTCTTTTTCAAGAATTTGGCAGGTTTGGAAGGGGCGAAGCACTTCAGAGCCAGACACGATGCGGGGCAAGCGTGCGCACCGTTGCTGCTGGGCTGAGACACGTTCCACCGGCCTTACGCGGGATACGAGGAGCCcaacggacggacggatggtcGGTCGACAAAACGCACGGCCTAATTCACAAGAGGGGAAAACCTCCAGCGGAGAAGTGTGTGGCCTGCCAACAGTCGTCACTCACATTATCCCACACACTCCTGGTTTACTTGATGTTTCTCTGGGCTGTGTGTACTCAAAAGCTCACTCGAGGCTGGTGACATACTTTCATTGTGCAATCTTCCGCACACACCTCCCCAGTGCACAGGCTGGCCCCAAACCTGCTGCTGGCTTTAGTTTTGTTTTGACCAACACAGAATGTTTAAGAGGGAAGGAAGCGGCTCGgtgctgaaataaataaaaagcatgTTACGTGATTGAAATAACGCATCTCAGTccttctccagcatctccaaaAGGCTCCTCGCCCTCAGATCATTCCATTTTTGCTTTTCCCACTAGTATCACCTCTTTGTAAGCCCGTGTAGAAACTGAAATACTGTTATAGTTGCACACTTGAAAGACAATGAAAAGGAAATTCCACTATTGACAAAACTCCGGAGGTTGCGCTGCTGCAGCCTTGATATTTGGGCATCAGTTTGTGTTGAAATAACCAGAGGGACTGAACGGAGATGCGTCCATATTTTGCAGGTTGGTTCACGCAAATGCATGAAATATTTGCCGTTTTGGAGCACAAATCACGCACGCTTGGACCAAATGCTGCTTATGCACAGTCTGAATACTCATTCCACCCTCGTCACAATGGTCTATTTTAAGCAGCAGACACCTTCATCCTCTTAAGCCTACCTTTGAGCTGCGGTAGCGGCGAAAGCTCAACTGGGGCGCTCTGTGTGCGGTACTGGGAAGAGCCTTGGGATTTTCTCTGCTTCTGGGCCTTCCTCATGGACTTTCTGGTAAACCCGTCCACTTTCTCCGATGCGGAGATGGCCGACATTTTGATGCTCAAAGTGCCGAAGACTTCAGATGAGCTAATATATCCCCCAGGATAGATTCAAGGTTTCCTCTTCGGGTCGCATCAACACCAAAACACGAAGCCAGCTGCGCGTCTCGGAGCTCGGCTCTGGTCCAAGTCCTTTATTGCTCTGGATTTTCCGACATGGTCACACGATGCTGGTGTCCAAAATGTGGATTGTTATAGGAATGTTCGTTCCCACAGGCGCGTCAAATCTCTTTAAAACCAACCGACCTGCAGCTCATGGCGTTGCCAGTAGTATAAAGCGAGCTTATTTGAGCGATGTAAAAGGCCACCACTCAGCACCTAGATGTGTTTGCTGGACCTGTTGCAAAGTAAACGAGAGGCATGCTCACGATAAATCAATTAGCAGCGTCGGCTAATGCGCGTAGCTAGTTGGTTAAAATGTCCCGACAGTAAATTACAGCGCAACTCTGACCCATTGTTAAAGTTGAACAGCtgcaaaaaagggggaaaaaaaaaatcccctcagTTTCTTGGTCAAGTTTCTGTCGCTCCTCCTTTAAACGCCAAGTCCTTGCCTTCCGACGCTGCTTCGGGATCCTCGCCTCCCTTCGCCGTGGAGTTTGATCAAATAATTACGACGAAGTTTAATGTCGCCCGAAAGggaaacatttaaaagtttGCCGACGATCCGCCGTTACTCGGCCACGCTCCTCGACTTCCAAACAGCGTCGCATGCGTTCACGGCGCCTTTTTTAAAACGAGCAGTCATTTGTAGAAGTAATTACTGGACGCCGTGCGGCCGTTTATTCCACCGAGGCGCAGACATTTCGCTTCATCTCCGTCTGACTTGACGGTTCAGTGAGACTCCGCGGCCTGACAGTGTTGCGTCATTGACTGACGTCTgtaacagccaatcacaggccgAGGCGACCCACGCGTTAAACTtctttcagccaatcaggagacGCTGAAAACGGGACTAGTGAACGGGACACGTGAAAACAAATGCCGGAAGGCAGCAGAGTCGCAACATAACTTTAGGTCAAACCGGGATCCGACTTTTgtaaggaaataaaaaagaaaaatgcggGTAAATGTGGGGTATGCTCATTTGGAAACCTGTGTTTCTTCTACCAAAGcttaggaagaaaaaaaacaactgtttacAGCTTTAAGTGTATTAATGGCTTTCACCTGAAGGGCAAAAGTCCACACAGAGACGTTGCTACTGATAAAGATAAACTTTGAGACCAGTAAAGTAAATGGTTATGAATTTTACTCTCTTTTGTGCCATTAACCAAAACAACTGAAATGTTGCAATACCATGCAAACACCAGACCACAGTAACATTTTGTCAGTTAAATACAAAGCAATGATTCACAATACAATGGTTATTCTGTACATATGAAAACAACTAAAGCATTTGGCCaagacactttaaaaaaaaaaaaaaagaacatagGAAGGAAGCATTACATCTCAGACGTCATAAAAATGCTCAAATATGTGGATCCGAGTTCTAATTGTTGCTCCGGAAACTGTCCTTTATATTAGACTGATTGAGGCAACAAATCAGAGCTGCTGTGgcttaaaaagacaaaaacatgcattttaaGTGTTGCGCACATTTTGTACCCAACACCAGCAAACTGTGTAGGCGGCAAATGCAAAAACTGTTTTAATGATTCTGCCTCCTGGGAcgggaaaacaaaggaaattaaTACTCAGACAGTTTTCATTTTTGACAGGCCAGAGTTGTGTACTTTTGTCTGGCATTTCTTTCAGGAAGGGGGGGGATTATTGGCAGGTGGAAGAAGAACAAgtcaaaaatataataataagaATGACATAACTGATTACTCCAGAGGTCTTCTTTTGAAATACATTGAGATCTTCTTCATGTTCTGAGGGGAGCGCGTGGTCTgcaaaaaaagatcaaatccacatcaagattcaagataatGGCTCGGAAAATTGCAGGTCATGCCATAGTAAACAACTGTGCATTGGGGTCATTTTAAAAACTCCTGCAGTGAGTCCTAGTGAAGATAGTTGAGCTAGAATTTCCAGCCTGGAAACATTCCGTGCATTTCAAACGGACCATTGATGCAGAGGAGAAACGGGTAATTACCTCAGTCACCACAGGAGAAGTCGTGAATGTGTTCTCTATTGCCTGTGTCTTTCATAATAATTTTGAATGTTGTTTTGGATTCAATTTGATTTGCAGTGTGGTTATAATACTATGAGTGTGCGTGTTTTGCTTTTTGAGAAATAAAATTACCCTGTTGCCTAAATAGGGACAGTAAGAATTTTTAAACACATGGTGCTACTCCAAAgaaaaaagtctgttttttatAGAAAGTCCATATTTTTGTACGTACTGGTGAAGCAGGAGcctttccctccattttctttGAGGCACTGGGGCTGCAGGGTGTACCCGGACCTTGACCTTTCCTCATGTTCTGGGCCATCGCTGACAACCAGTCACTTTGCTTTGGAGAGAAATTCTCCTTTCCATTCTGTCTGAACGGTGCCTGTTTTTTATCCTTGGTGTCACAATCGACGTGGACCTGACTCTTTTGATCAGGGCAGCAGAGTTCAGGCAGGGTCCGACTTCTCTTGGCTGCGGGGTAAAGGTCGGTGACACCGTCGCATTGGTCCGCTCCGCAGCAGCGATCGGCTGCAGGTACAACGGTCTCCAGCCTGCGCTTGACCCGTCTTTCTGTGGGAAAACTGTTGCCTGCCAAACACAGCACCTGACGCTGGGGAGGGCTGCCCTGGCTGGGAGACCCTGGGCTTGGTGATAGCCATTGTTTGATAGAGGATGGTGTTTTCTGGTGAACAGCCGCCTTCTTAGAAGGTACAGGTGAGGTGGTACTGGAGgactgaggcagagcagcaccactGGGAGCACAGGCAGCAAGCTGGGGAGATGCTACGCCGCCATGACTCTCCGTCCTCTGGGACTTGGCAGGGGTTGTTTCAGCCTTCACTAAAACGCCTTTACAGAACCAGAAGTGCATGTTAGTTTATCGCAATCGCACATCTTACGTCATACAATACAagttaaaaacaggaagtgtagtATAGCCAGGTTAGTCAGGTTATAGTCAGGTTATTTAATGGTGGCACAGCTTACTTGGAGGAGACGTTGGCTGCGCCCAGCCCACCAGGTTAGCCTGACCAACAGATGACTGTTCTCCATCCGTTTCTCGGTGAAGCCTCCAGATCCGCACCGTGTGGTCATCAGAACAGGAAGCGAtctagcagcagagcagcggaGGTTATGCTGAAGGTGATCTCCATGAATGAACCGTGCAGGGTCGTACACATACCTTTGTGAAATCTGTAGGGCACCACACAACAGAAGTCACTTCTTCGCTGTGGCCTTGGAGTGTCATGGGGGGATGCTTGGGGTCAGCAATCTGCAATGCAAACATTTTCAATACGAATGGGTGAAATacaatgattattttatttgctaaaaaaaaaaaaaaacacaggacATACCTTCCAGATATATGTGTGATTGTCGCTTGAACCGCTAGCCAGGAACTGGTCATCTGGGCTAATAGTGGATTTTATATAGAATGAGGAGTTCTGGTGACCACTGAAAACTGACACTGTGGAGGAACATTAAGCAGCATGATTATGATCCATTATAATCCAGCgacaaaagaataaataaagaatgttTGTATAAAATGCCTGAACAAGACATTAAATGCCAAGAATACTTCAATATTGTGAGACTTTTAGGATTCAAAATGCCTATCTGACTTCCAGTCCAAGAGTATTAGGCCAGATTAGGCGCAGATTGTTTGGCCAATACGAGATCCACGACTTTCACAGACCAAAAACGCTGACTTAAAGGGTGCTTTAATACATCTGTGTTACCCGTCCTATAGTAAAACTAACAAACATAATTTGCCTGTAGTTCCAGCTGTTGATGCACTGGCAAAGATGTCAGATGTGTACAGCAGCCAGAGGGGAGTCCTCCCTTACCTGGCGACGTTTTAACCCCGCTCACATTGAACATGTAGATATTATCATCAGTACAATTACAGATGATGTTGGATCTCGTAGAGTCCAGGACAAGTCCAGAGTAACCTAAAAGAAATGCATAAACAGATGTTATTTATAACTTACTGTTAGTGTGTGGGTTCTACATGATGTCCAGGATTGTCAATACTAACCGAGCCGCATGCGTGTGCAAGATCCTGGGTAAGGGTATATCTGCAGTGGGACAGGGTCATGATAGTGCGCAGTGTAGCTCTTCCTCAGATCCCACAGCTTAATCACTCTGTTTGAAACATATGAAACAAAATGAACGATGGCGCATACCTGTTTACCCTGCGCGTAACATTTCATGTTGCCATTCTGAATTTCTGAATGTGAAAAGCAATGGATCCTCACCCGTCGACCGCTCCGGAGGAGATAAGGGTGTGCTGATCCTGAAACAGAACGACGGTGACGCTCTGCAGGGTATCCTGCAAGTTTAACGTGCTTGTTAAAAATCAGCTTCTACCACGTTGTagtattttttgggggggggaaaaagggcaGCGACTGAAGAAACTCACCACACTGGGGGCCATGCCGCGTGAAATGCTCCgtcttttctttgctttagCTGAGGGGTTTGTCTCAGCCTTGTTGTGAGCGCCGCTGATCTGCTTGACCTGTCTGTAGTAACCATCTATGAGGAAACATAAAGCGGTCACAAATGTTTGGAAGTTTTCAGAATGTAAAAACTGGGGGTGTCTATACCCTTAAAAATCCCCCAATTCTGCTCTAATTCAGTGTTAAATAGATACCTTTTTTGCTGCATCTGGTATCCCAAACCATAATATTCCCATCTCTTGCCCCAGTACAAAACACAGCTGTTAAATGAGACAGAACTTATAATGAGAATCAACCAGGCAATGTTTTTCATAAATACAAATAGCTGCTTGTATTTATTAAAACCTGACTTTTTTTTCTATCTTGTAAACAATGTATGCTTTTACCCTTAAAACATGTAGAGTCTGTGGAGGCGATATGTTACCTTTTTCCTCAGGTGTGAATGCCACAGATTTGAGGCTACAGAGGTGACCCTTGAAGCTGCCTAGCAGCTCCCCTGACTTTACATCCCACAATCTAGCCATCTGATCACCTGCAGCAGTCAcctaaataaagaagaaaaaacatttacagGCGCTGAAATTATGAGTGCAAGATGGCAACAACATAAATGCCACATTAAAACAGTACAGATTGTATCTGTTCCGTGCATTATTAATTCACCCCTTACTATTctgctttttgtcttttgtttgtaTCCAAGTGCCAAGATAAAGTCAAATTTCTCCTTTTCTACACGCTCCAAAGACAGTTAATTAGATGATACAAGCAACATTTCATTTTGATTCTTAGGCAGGCTTTTAAGTCTTAAACACTACTACTTTACATATTAAATGTTACCaatgtgggggccttaagcagctccttcagcagcagactgttacacccacagTGTAAAAGGGagcgttaccgcaggtcatttatcccaactgccgtcagattgttcaacattcACAAttcttaatgtagcaccaataacccagggttggcatatttgcactaactaatcatcctacctctggaatgtcttatttgcacatcttatttgcaccttcatttttcttcacactgtccgacactccttttgtacataatttttaatttctgtatatactgcataatgtacataatataagagtcttttttttttcttttactacttttctgtattgtacaccacgggctaccgctgtaacgtgtaatttcaCAGATGTGGGATCAACAAAGTTTTTTATCCATATCCTTATCCAATATGAAGGTATTATGAGATAATGAATGATACTTACTAACTGAGCCTCTCCTGGTACCCAGGCAATATCAAACACAGCATTCTCATGAGCCAGCCATTCTGCAGACATGTTCAGCCTCTCAGCTTCTGATACTTCCCAAATGTGGACACAGACAGCATACTGTACATATATATCTATAGAAAAACAGCTTCTGCACATACCTTTAAGTAGAGGGCTTTCACAACGGTCTGTGTTGTAGATGCGAACGATCCCTTCTTCATTGGCTGCTGCAAGAACATTCTGCAGATTCTGGGCTGTTgagagatgggaggagatgGGACGCATCAGTTTAGATTGATAAAAAGCAACAGCTAAAGTCTCCTTCATCTGGAGATTGTGTGGGATAAATGATTACCAGAGGAGAAAGCCAGCCCAAATGGTGGCACAGAGTCTCCCAGGTTGCCGTAGGAAACGTGTTCATCCTGCCGGATGCACTTGTAGCCTCCTAGGAGAGAGGTCAAGGGATACTGGTGCCAGGTATCTGCAGAGAGAGCTGGCAATTTTGcacaaaatgtacaaaaaaatgatttaatcttaTTTGGACAGATattattaaacacacatttaaagttttAATATACTGGTACAACTGCCAGTCAACCAggatttttgctgttttagcaGTTACTCCAAAATAACACTGAAAGTACTGCATTCAGTGTGGTTTATCTAACTTATCCAGCCATACTGTTTCAGCCATTTGCAAACGAATGATGTCTTTGGTGATCTAGTGATCCAGTCTGActagtttttttctttctaaaagcTGTTTCTCATTGATTTTTTTGTAGCTCGTTAAAAAATTTCAGACATGAAACATGAAGATTAAGTTATATCCATCGTAATTCTGAGCTAATAAGGGCGATCTGCACGGAACAACAACGAAACCTCCCCAATATTCCCGAACCCATTTGATTTCTCACCATTCTGTCTCCGGCTGCCCACTCCCCGCTCAACAATAGATCGGAAAAGCATCCCAGGTCTCCGGcagcaaaactgttttgtttttgaggaacacTGAGCAGTAAGCCCCTTCTTTCGGCACATTACAGTTGCTTTGCTTTCCCGCGTACAGATCCTCTTAACGCACGGACTGAATTACGCGCTAAAGTTGCGTTCCACGCCACCATTGGCTGCAGGCGACCACTTCCTGTGTAACACTGACCCAATTTCCGGCCGTTGTCTGATCCTTTCAAAACAAACTGTTCTCACGTCGAAGGCGTTGACGGAGAACACGCTCCAACGCACTCACTCTCGTCAATACGTATTTATTAGGATCGGAGAACAAAATTATTTTTCGAATAAATATAAGGACGACGGATGTAGAGCTTAAATGTCGTGTTTTGGAACCGCGACTGttattttgaaaaggaaaatgttcTGGAAATGGTGTTCTCAAACTTCCGGCTCGAGCCGAATTCTACAATAAAATAGCAACAGCTCATGGTTCCTCTCCTTGTGTGTGGGTTTTTATGACTTTAGCACCACAAAGAAGCTGCGATGTCGACTTCAACCGCTCGCTCATTCCTGTCAGAGGCGTGTTATGGCGAACAAGAGCTTGACGCCAATTCTGCGTTAATGGAGCTGGACAAAGGTGCGCCAGCTAGCTTGTTAGCCACTTAGCACACCGCCAAGCGGTTGCTGTGACATctcctgtgttttgtgttgtttgtgacTGACCACATTTTTGACCAGCACGTTGCCATTTTCCCCAGGTTTGCGGTCGGGTAAACTGGGGGAGCAGTGTGAGGCTGTAGTGCTGTTCCCTAAACTCTTCCAGAAATACCCCTTCCCAATTCTGATCAACTCTGCATTTCTGAAACTAGCAGACATATTCAGACTCGGGTATGGATACTTTATAATCTAATATTAACGCCATTAaaagctttgttgttgttttccattATATCATTGCCTAATTTTGGAACATCCTAATGCTTAAATATATTGGATATCAACTGTACACAACTAGGTTGTTTGTGAATCACATTATCGTACCTGAAAAGTGTCAAAAAAGTGTGTTGCGATTTCAGGAACAACTTTCTGCGTCTGTGCGTGCTGAAAGTAACACAACAGAGTGAGAAGCATCTGGAAAAGATCCTCAACGTGGATGAATTTGTCAAAAGGGTGTTTATAGTCATCCACAGCAATGACCCCGTGGCTCGAGCCATCACTCTGAGGTTTTATTACCTTGTATTATCCATTAGTGGACTCTGTTGGGCAGAGGTTTGCAGTAGGTTTTTGATTACTGTTGCTACTCCCGATCAGGATGCTTGGAAGTCTGGCCTCTATCATCCCTGAAAGGAAGAACGCCCACCACAGTATACGCCAAAGTCTGGACTCTCATGACAACATAGAAGTAGAAGCTGCCATATTTGCTGCTGCAAGCTTTTCTGCACAGTCCAAGTACACGTAACCTTTTTAACTTTGCTTCTGTAGTTACACGACAGAACACTGGAAGAAGcgctttatttgttttcttttcttttcttttagagATTTTGCTGCTGGGATTTGTAACAAAGTCAGCGAGATGATCCAAGGTAAAGTCTCCACTTGTTATTGCTTTAAGCTGTTAACTTTTCAACCAGGTTGTAACATTTCTTTTCATACATTACACCCATAAAAAGAAGTGAAGACCTAAACTAGTAACTAAATGTGAAAGTTTCCACAAACTAGTTGAGATTTTATAGTTAGAGAGcatttattttagcattttattttgcttATATTGTGTTTTCCAGGTTTGGATACTCCAGTGGATCTGAAGCTAAAGTTGATCCCCATGCTGCAACACATGCACCATGATGCCAGCTTGGCCTCGAGCAGCAGAGATCTCCTGCAGCATTTGGTCAGCTCGTACCCCTCCACCCCAATGGTTATTGTCACCCTGCACACCTTCACCCAGCTGGCTGCCTCCTCCCTCATTGATATCCCAAAACAGGTATGTTTTAACAGCAAATTCACTAACAAGACTACATTATGTGATTGGGACTTAGGTTTTAGTCAGATTACCAGGTAGCTCTATACCTGAAGGAGCCAACAACACATTATAGAGATGTCAGCAATAAGCATTTATTAACGGCACAGAAATGAGTCAAAATCTAAATGAGCCTAATGTCATTGCTACTGGTTAAAATGTTGGACTGTGGTTTTCATTATGTTTTCAttacagctgcagcttctcctccagtaTCTGAAAGATGACCCCAGGAAAGCTGTGAAGAGACTTGCAATTAACGACCTAAAGTTGCTTGCTAAGAAGGCGCCTCACCTTTGGACCAGAGAAAACACCCAGGTAGACTTGCTCACGTCGCCGCGGCCTTTGTAGGATCGCTGATCTCCGTGTGATCTGATGTTGTATCTTCGCAGACCCTGTGTGAATGTGCCTTGGCCAGCCCTTATATTATCTTAAAACTGGGAATGATGGCAGTGCTCTCCACCCTCTCTGGAACAATTGCAATCAAGCAGTACCTCAGCAATATGACAGGTTATACTAACGTTTTTTTCCATCTGAGTAtcgtgattttattttgtttgttttcccactAAACTACATAAGGATGAGACATGGTGTGCAGATTAGCCTATAACGCTGTTATTACATGATTCTTTTTTACTCAGGTAGCCCTTCAATTCCCCCTCGCCTTAGCGACCTGGTTAAACTGGCACAAGAATGCTGTTACCACAGCAACCTGGCAGTTGCTGCTCATGGGGTCATAGTTCTCTCGAACATTGTCATTTCCTGTCCGGAAAAAGGTTTGTGAAAGAAGCTTCCGACGTTGTGAGGCACAGTGCGGACGGATTTATTTATACAATTTGTTTTCCAGACATAGTTCAGTTGGAGCAGGACACGGTTCTTGGTGTGGAGTCTCTTCTGATGCTTTGTAGCCAGGACAACAGCCCGAGTGCTCAGGCTGCTCTTAAAGTAAGATGCAATCACAGCAGATAAACAGTTAATGCTTTGCCGTTTTACTGTTATTGTACCGGATTTAGCAATCGTTACTGTCCTGCTGTGTCGACTCCAGACAGGCCTCACCTCATTGGTTAAACTGTTGAAAAGCCGACCCCATCTCAGCCAACCGGCCGTGGAGTTCCTCCTTG
Protein-coding sequences here:
- the dtl gene encoding denticleless protein homolog; amino-acid sequence: MCRKKGLTAQCSSKTKQFCCRRPGMLFRSIVERGVGSRRQNALSADTWHQYPLTSLLGGYKCIRQDEHVSYGNLGDSVPPFGLAFSSAQNLQNVLAAANEEGIVRIYNTDRCESPLLKEWLAHENAVFDIAWVPGEAQLVTAAGDQMARLWDVKSGELLGSFKGHLCSLKSVAFTPEEKAVFCTGARDGNIMVWDTRCSKKDGYYRQVKQISGAHNKAETNPSAKAKKRRSISRGMAPSVDTLQSVTVVLFQDQHTLISSGAVDGVIKLWDLRKSYTAHYHDPVPLQIYPYPGSCTRMRLGYSGLVLDSTRSNIICNCTDDNIYMFNVSGVKTSPVSVFSGHQNSSFYIKSTISPDDQFLASGSSDNHTYIWKIADPKHPPMTLQGHSEEVTSVVWCPTDFTKIASCSDDHTVRIWRLHRETDGEQSSVGQANLVGWAQPTSPPSVLVKAETTPAKSQRTESHGGVASPQLAACAPSGAALPQSSSTTSPVPSKKAAVHQKTPSSIKQWLSPSPGSPSQGSPPQRQVLCLAGNSFPTERRVKRRLETVVPAADRCCGADQCDGVTDLYPAAKRSRTLPELCCPDQKSQVHVDCDTKDKKQAPFRQNGKENFSPKQSDWLSAMAQNMRKGQGPGTPCSPSASKKMEGKAPASPTTRSPQNMKKISMYFKRRPLE